A genome region from Arthrobacter sp. SLBN-100 includes the following:
- a CDS encoding glycoside hydrolase family 3 N-terminal domain-containing protein — protein MTDLPFRRATLPIEERVADLLFRLTLEEKVGQLTQFFHLGIEVPEGLDVSLLPPEQRAYAEQPTIVESAIRDGLTGSILFVKDAATANRMQRLAVEESPLGVPLLFGFDVIHGLRTIFPVPLALAATWSPQTIEAVQATAARETRAVGIHWTFAPMVDVARDPRWGRIIEGAGEDPVLGAAIAAAQVRGFQGSLGPDSILAGPKHFAGYGASRGGRDYDDADISDSELWNVYLPPFRAAIDSGAATVMTAYMDYNGVPASGNRRLLSDVLRNGLGFTGFVVSDNNAVRSLETQHFAKDLTDAAVRAVTAGVDMEMCMVDPAFSRLAQAVRDGLVGEEVINDAVSRILKVKFELGLFESPYVDEEAAAVVLAGTESRDLACSAAEASLVLLKNDAGALPLAASSLTSVAVIGQLADSKRDTLGPWVFDHDTKETVTILEGLRSRLGDTVNVVYAPGAGIPERIFPSMFDQMDSTVVATQDDYDDAAEIRTAVQLAAESDIAIVVVGQRQNQIGENASTSTLEMPGAQEEQLRQIVKTGTPVVLVVMSGRPLDLRWADANVPAILQAWYPGTRGGDAVASVLFGDTSPAGRLPFTWPRHVGQVPMVYSHYRTFAPQDQQARYWEESSTPLYPFGHGLSYATFDYANLQLDRGSIGVGESVTATVEVTNTSASAAEEVVQLYIHQRYGTSSRPVRELKAFERVKIAAGERRTVEFTLGPDQLQYWSAVTGGYVQDATTIDVWVGGSSTAELTTVLDVTDSAPAATSVGWTPSLHIAKA, from the coding sequence ATGACTGACCTACCCTTCCGCCGCGCAACGCTCCCTATCGAGGAGCGGGTCGCTGACCTTTTGTTCAGGCTCACGCTCGAGGAGAAGGTTGGGCAGCTCACGCAATTCTTCCACTTGGGCATCGAGGTTCCCGAGGGCCTCGACGTTTCCCTTCTTCCGCCCGAGCAGCGCGCTTACGCCGAGCAGCCCACGATTGTTGAAAGCGCCATCCGCGACGGGCTTACCGGATCGATTCTCTTCGTCAAAGATGCGGCAACGGCCAACAGAATGCAGCGCCTCGCCGTCGAAGAAAGCCCGCTCGGTGTTCCCCTGTTGTTCGGTTTCGACGTCATCCACGGGCTTCGAACGATCTTTCCGGTCCCACTTGCTCTGGCGGCCACCTGGTCGCCCCAGACCATCGAGGCAGTCCAGGCGACAGCTGCGCGCGAGACGCGTGCAGTGGGGATCCACTGGACATTTGCCCCCATGGTCGACGTCGCGCGCGATCCCCGCTGGGGACGCATTATTGAGGGCGCCGGTGAGGACCCGGTGCTCGGTGCTGCAATTGCGGCCGCTCAGGTGCGGGGCTTTCAAGGTAGCTTGGGACCGGACAGCATCCTGGCCGGACCGAAGCATTTTGCCGGCTACGGTGCGTCCCGTGGAGGTCGTGACTACGACGACGCAGACATCTCCGACTCCGAACTGTGGAACGTGTACCTACCGCCATTCCGTGCAGCGATCGACTCCGGTGCCGCCACCGTCATGACCGCGTACATGGACTACAACGGGGTCCCGGCATCCGGGAACCGCCGTCTGCTCAGTGACGTGCTGCGTAACGGCCTTGGCTTCACTGGCTTTGTGGTCTCCGACAACAACGCAGTGCGGTCTCTCGAAACCCAGCACTTCGCGAAAGACCTGACCGACGCAGCCGTTCGAGCTGTGACAGCCGGCGTTGACATGGAAATGTGCATGGTGGACCCAGCTTTCTCTCGCCTTGCTCAAGCGGTACGGGACGGCCTGGTAGGAGAAGAGGTCATCAATGATGCCGTCAGCCGGATCCTCAAAGTTAAGTTCGAGCTTGGCCTGTTCGAATCGCCCTATGTTGATGAAGAGGCAGCGGCCGTGGTGCTGGCAGGGACTGAGAGCCGCGATCTGGCGTGCTCAGCAGCTGAGGCGTCGCTCGTGCTCCTGAAGAACGACGCAGGTGCACTGCCTCTCGCGGCGTCTTCGCTGACGTCTGTTGCGGTGATCGGCCAGCTCGCCGACAGCAAGCGTGACACCCTTGGACCGTGGGTCTTTGATCACGACACCAAGGAAACCGTGACAATCCTCGAAGGTCTGCGATCACGGCTAGGCGACACTGTCAACGTCGTCTATGCACCTGGAGCCGGCATTCCAGAACGGATCTTCCCGTCCATGTTCGACCAGATGGATTCCACCGTCGTCGCGACACAGGACGACTACGACGACGCCGCCGAAATCCGGACAGCCGTGCAGCTCGCCGCCGAATCAGACATCGCTATTGTCGTCGTCGGACAGCGGCAGAACCAGATTGGGGAGAACGCCTCAACGTCCACGCTTGAAATGCCGGGCGCCCAGGAGGAACAACTGCGTCAAATCGTCAAAACGGGCACTCCCGTCGTCCTCGTCGTGATGTCCGGCCGGCCGTTGGACCTTCGATGGGCCGACGCGAACGTCCCGGCAATCCTGCAGGCCTGGTACCCGGGCACCAGGGGAGGAGACGCCGTCGCCTCCGTACTTTTCGGTGACACTTCGCCGGCGGGCCGGCTACCGTTCACCTGGCCGCGCCACGTGGGCCAGGTGCCCATGGTGTATTCCCACTATCGGACTTTTGCTCCTCAGGATCAGCAAGCCCGCTACTGGGAGGAAAGCAGCACACCTCTGTACCCCTTCGGGCATGGCCTGTCGTACGCCACCTTCGACTACGCCAACCTCCAGCTGGACCGCGGCTCGATTGGGGTCGGTGAATCCGTCACAGCAACCGTTGAGGTAACCAACACGTCAGCTTCCGCCGCGGAAGAAGTGGTGCAGCTGTACATCCACCAGCGATACGGAACCTCGTCGAGGCCTGTCCGGGAACTCAAAGCGTTCGAACGCGTGAAGATCGCAGCAGGCGAAAGGCGGACCGTTGAATTCACCCTCGGCCCGGACCAACTGCAGTACTGGAGCGCGGTCACGGGCGGGTACGTGCAGGACGCCACCACCATTGACGTCTGGGTCGGAGGCAGTTCCACTGCCGAACTTACCACTGTGCTTGATGTGACCGATTCAGCACCGGCCGCAACCAGCGTCGGCTGGACTCCGAGCTTGCACATAGCAAAGGCCTAG
- a CDS encoding LacI family DNA-binding transcriptional regulator — translation MSKSSRAAGARATIYDIAKLAGVNASTVSRALGNPARVSVKTRKLVEEAAAELNFSVNPLARALPTGRTGMVGLIVSDITNPSFFDIIRGAQSEAAARGFTLVLAESAESASTETAIVQRMQASTDGIILASPRMFDPEIRALNGIRPVIVLNRCVDGIASVVPDVESGVNEAVRHLGSNGHHRIAFLAGPEQSWISARRWDSFRLACEWTGREAQLIPSTAPTTEGGRLAARDVIASGATAALCYNDLLAIGLMQELQEAGVKVPDDFSVVGFDNIFGSDFTTPALSTVASPFSACGAAALDLLLAALSGEGKNPRIVQTGDSVLRTRLLVRGSSGRLLAPRV, via the coding sequence ATGTCAAAAAGCTCACGCGCAGCCGGTGCCAGGGCCACGATTTACGACATCGCCAAACTGGCGGGGGTCAATGCCTCCACCGTGTCTCGCGCCTTAGGCAACCCTGCCCGGGTCAGTGTCAAGACGCGGAAGCTCGTCGAGGAGGCTGCAGCGGAGCTCAACTTCAGCGTCAATCCGCTTGCCCGGGCGTTGCCCACCGGCCGCACGGGCATGGTCGGGCTCATCGTCTCGGACATCACCAACCCCAGCTTCTTCGACATCATCCGCGGTGCCCAGTCCGAGGCCGCAGCACGTGGCTTCACGTTGGTGCTGGCCGAATCGGCCGAGTCGGCATCGACAGAGACCGCTATTGTCCAACGCATGCAGGCGTCCACTGACGGCATCATCCTGGCCAGCCCCCGCATGTTCGATCCGGAGATCCGCGCGCTCAACGGAATAAGGCCCGTGATTGTGCTCAACCGTTGCGTCGATGGCATTGCTTCGGTTGTCCCGGACGTAGAGTCCGGGGTCAACGAAGCAGTCCGCCACCTGGGGTCCAATGGCCACCACAGGATCGCTTTCCTGGCGGGCCCTGAGCAGTCATGGATATCCGCACGTCGTTGGGACAGCTTCCGCCTGGCCTGTGAGTGGACCGGGAGGGAAGCGCAGCTCATTCCCAGCACGGCGCCCACGACCGAGGGGGGAAGACTCGCTGCCCGGGACGTCATCGCGTCCGGCGCCACCGCAGCCCTATGCTATAATGACCTGCTGGCCATCGGGCTGATGCAGGAACTCCAGGAAGCAGGGGTGAAGGTACCTGACGACTTCAGCGTGGTGGGCTTCGATAACATTTTCGGGTCGGATTTTACGACGCCGGCGCTGAGCACCGTAGCTTCCCCGTTCAGCGCATGCGGTGCAGCGGCCTTGGACCTCCTCCTGGCTGCCCTTTCCGGCGAAGGCAAAAATCCGCGCATTGTGCAGACGGGTGATTCGGTCCTGCGGACCAGGCTGCTCGTACGCGGATCCAGCGGCCGACTCCTAGCCCCAAGGGTGTAG
- a CDS encoding type II toxin-antitoxin system death-on-curing family toxin: protein MRDIGLLASALARAATTVMGVEAYPELAMKAAALMESAAGFRPLIDGNKRTAWTLMVLMLWINGCRHGFSTDGAFSLVVGVAAGDILLEDSAGMIASHLVKR, encoded by the coding sequence ATCCGCGATATCGGACTCTTGGCCTCGGCCTTGGCCCGTGCGGCAACGACGGTCATGGGTGTGGAAGCCTACCCGGAGTTAGCGATGAAGGCGGCAGCGCTTATGGAGTCTGCGGCAGGGTTCCGCCCGCTGATCGATGGGAACAAGCGGACTGCGTGGACGCTGATGGTGTTGATGCTCTGGATCAATGGCTGCAGGCATGGCTTCAGCACTGATGGGGCGTTCAGTCTCGTTGTGGGAGTGGCCGCCGGCGACATCTTGTTGGAGGACAGCGCGGGGATGATTGCCTCGCACCTCGTGAAGCGGTAA
- a CDS encoding VOC family protein — protein MTVTFNHTIVYATDKRRSADFLANVLGLPKPQAMWSFMTVPLDHGVALDFATADRPISPQHYAFLVSEEDFDGIFARIQAQGISYWADPGRSRPQQINHNDGGRGVYFADPDGHFLEAITRPYGSGAA, from the coding sequence ATGACGGTCACTTTCAACCACACCATCGTCTACGCAACGGACAAGCGCCGTTCGGCGGACTTCCTGGCGAACGTGCTCGGACTGCCGAAACCCCAAGCCATGTGGTCATTCATGACCGTGCCCCTCGACCACGGAGTGGCCCTCGATTTCGCCACCGCGGACCGGCCCATCTCCCCGCAGCACTACGCCTTTCTCGTCAGCGAGGAGGACTTCGACGGAATCTTCGCAAGGATCCAGGCCCAGGGCATCTCCTACTGGGCTGACCCGGGACGGTCCCGCCCCCAGCAAATCAACCACAACGACGGCGGACGTGGCGTCTACTTCGCGGATCCTGACGGGCATTTCCTCGAGGCGATCACGCGTCCATACGGATCGGGTGCTGCATGA
- a CDS encoding YbhB/YbcL family Raf kinase inhibitor-like protein — protein MKTHDPFAPTSGIESFEVISESFEDGEVLPEAQRSAVLGSGGRDESPQLTWSGAPEGTRSYAVTVFDPDAPGAGYWHWAVVNIPADVTSLPAGAGSRDNSRLPSGAVQLKNDAGFVGFVGAAPPPGHGQHRYLLVVHAMDVERLDLRTDDTPAALQSALSNHTLGRARLTGTFERR, from the coding sequence ATGAAAACGCATGATCCATTTGCACCAACATCCGGGATCGAATCCTTCGAAGTCATCAGCGAATCCTTCGAGGACGGCGAGGTTCTTCCGGAAGCTCAACGCAGCGCCGTCCTGGGATCCGGCGGGCGGGACGAATCGCCCCAGCTCACCTGGTCGGGCGCGCCCGAGGGAACCAGGAGCTACGCAGTCACCGTCTTCGACCCCGATGCCCCAGGCGCGGGCTACTGGCATTGGGCTGTGGTGAACATCCCGGCAGACGTCACCTCCCTCCCGGCCGGTGCAGGTTCCCGGGACAACTCCCGGTTACCGTCTGGTGCAGTGCAATTGAAGAACGATGCCGGATTTGTCGGTTTCGTGGGAGCTGCCCCGCCTCCCGGGCACGGTCAGCACCGGTATTTGCTGGTGGTCCACGCCATGGATGTTGAACGGCTGGACCTTCGCACTGATGACACCCCAGCCGCCCTGCAATCCGCGCTCTCCAACCACACCTTGGGCCGGGCGAGGCTGACGGGAACCTTCGAACGCCGCTAG
- a CDS encoding transposase, whose amino-acid sequence MLPSSIGRRGRPFRDDRRVVEDIIYRYRCGIAWRDVPAELVRGRCLGAAPPLQR is encoded by the coding sequence TTGCTGCCGTCTTCCATTGGCCGCCGGGGTCGCCCGTTCCGGGACGACCGGCGGGTGGTCGAGGACATTATTTACCGATACCGCTGCGGGATCGCTTGGCGGGATGTGCCGGCCGAGTTGGTTCGTGGCAGATGCTTGGGAGCGGCACCGCCGCTACAGCGGTGA
- a CDS encoding ribbon-helix-helix protein, CopG family, producing MAMNLRVPENLDRRLDQLAAEEHTSKSALLLQGAELVLQRHRRTRDIREGLDFVLSHDAELLTRLEDA from the coding sequence ATGGCTATGAATCTGCGTGTTCCCGAAAATCTTGACCGGCGTTTGGACCAGCTGGCTGCCGAGGAACATACGTCGAAGTCTGCGTTGTTGCTCCAGGGTGCAGAGCTGGTCCTGCAGCGTCACCGTCGGACCCGTGATATCCGCGAGGGTCTGGATTTCGTGTTGAGCCATGATGCGGAGCTTTTGACGCGCCTTGAGGATGCGTGA
- a CDS encoding type II toxin-antitoxin system death-on-curing family toxin, whose product MTEYLEIEDALQVVDRFGYHVRDIGLLASALARPATTVMGVEAYPQLATKAAALMESVARFHPLIDGNKRTAWTLMVLMLWINGSRHDFSTDEAFNLVVGVAAGDITLQDSAGTIATHLVKR is encoded by the coding sequence GTGACCGAGTACCTCGAGATTGAGGACGCTTTGCAGGTCGTTGACCGGTTTGGATACCATGTCCGTGATATCGGGCTTCTGGCCTCGGCACTGGCGAGGCCTGCGACCACTGTGATGGGGGTGGAAGCCTATCCGCAGTTAGCGACGAAGGCAGCGGCGCTCATGGAGTCGGTGGCGCGGTTTCACCCCCTGATCGACGGGAATAAACGCACGGCCTGGACGCTGATGGTTCTGATGCTCTGGATCAACGGCTCCCGGCATGACTTCAGCACTGACGAGGCCTTCAATCTCGTCGTGGGTGTGGCAGCCGGCGACATCACACTGCAGGACAGCGCGGGGACGATTGCGACCCACCTCGTCAAACGGTAG
- a CDS encoding prevent-host-death protein translates to MSALATSRTTFQSSELSRASAEAFAAAADHPIQITRRDGEHLVLMSESADRARASLLELAAQLIAVTTSTEGTLANRMSDRFPWMLALSQIDRETCASEIVAAARASFATNQPHLAIAELNAWRETATAIAAGLGKETIEWLDDAETVERP, encoded by the coding sequence ATGAGCGCATTAGCCACTTCCCGAACGACGTTCCAGTCTTCCGAACTAAGCCGCGCCTCCGCTGAGGCCTTTGCCGCTGCAGCGGATCACCCGATTCAAATCACTCGACGCGACGGCGAGCATCTGGTGCTCATGTCCGAGAGCGCAGACCGGGCACGTGCGTCACTGCTGGAACTGGCCGCGCAGTTAATTGCTGTTACCACCAGTACAGAGGGGACGCTCGCGAACCGCATGAGTGATCGATTTCCCTGGATGCTTGCCCTGAGCCAGATAGACCGGGAAACATGCGCCTCGGAGATCGTGGCGGCAGCACGAGCCTCTTTCGCAACCAACCAGCCGCATCTGGCCATTGCGGAACTCAATGCCTGGCGTGAGACTGCAACTGCCATCGCCGCCGGCCTCGGCAAGGAAACGATCGAATGGCTTGATGACGCCGAAACTGTTGAGCGTCCCTAA
- a CDS encoding DEAD/DEAH box helicase, with amino-acid sequence MIEDTPEVGAQTALPGLSLAADRALRRELEELRLDNARLRKLLELTEAESKAAHLAQAVLPSVVHHGPVTMDSSPEAKVRLFQDLFRARNDVYAVRWENSRDGRSGWVPAVAGGWRKGANIAGARFLPLTPLVVADHLRGEQHIGLYPLTEQDTCWWVAADFDGGAAMLDALAYAKAARFRGIPAALEVSQSGRGAHVWIFFSAAVPASAARQLGTGLIHEAMALRGSMSLASYDRLFPAQDVHSGKGMGNLIAAPLNGKRRQHGTTLFLGTTTLEPYEDQWAYLSSLDRLSDREVRDHIRRLPAVKLGNEVRRLELPQSSKIVPRPALVVRAGFGSRLTIKAADLGPAMIAAVKHAASMPNPEFYERQRQRRSTWNIPRYLRNYDETLDGDLILPRGLLPLLQQLVESSGSSLRIDDQRARGTAQSFEFSASLRSEQQSGLDAATAAEHGVLVAPPGTGKTVMACAAMALRGVSTLILVDRKALAEQWRSRIRQFMDEQCGQIGGGRAKTTGRVDVALLPTLARRENVAELTADYGFVIVDECHHVPAAAFTHVMNQIQARYWLGLTATPYRRDKLDSLIYHQLGQISHTISPAVPQQLPTHAHAIAEQTLALELHRTSYVYDGAADPSEPGGISAIYKDLIANEERLQQIYDDVIEAYEQNSRILLLTTWKAHLESLRSRFEAAGLNPVVFTGAMKAKERQAAVDLLASTDDAQPLLVLGTGSYIGEGFDCPKLDTLFLAAPVSFKGRLVQYVGRVIRPYPGKTVSTVHDYYDESTPVLAASLNKRAPGYVSLGFPDPRKLKA; translated from the coding sequence GTGATTGAAGACACTCCTGAAGTTGGTGCGCAAACTGCATTGCCGGGCCTTTCCCTTGCGGCAGACAGGGCGTTAAGACGTGAGCTCGAGGAGCTTCGTCTGGACAACGCCAGACTGCGGAAGCTCTTGGAACTCACGGAAGCGGAGTCAAAGGCAGCCCACTTGGCTCAGGCTGTACTTCCTTCAGTGGTGCACCATGGTCCGGTCACCATGGATTCGTCTCCGGAAGCGAAAGTCCGGCTGTTCCAGGATCTGTTCAGGGCGCGCAATGATGTGTACGCAGTCCGGTGGGAAAACTCGCGGGACGGGCGCTCCGGCTGGGTTCCTGCCGTCGCCGGTGGTTGGCGTAAAGGCGCGAACATCGCAGGCGCCAGGTTCCTGCCGCTTACTCCATTAGTCGTTGCCGACCATTTGCGCGGAGAGCAGCACATTGGCCTCTATCCCTTGACGGAACAGGACACCTGCTGGTGGGTCGCAGCGGACTTTGACGGCGGCGCCGCAATGCTCGATGCACTTGCGTACGCTAAGGCTGCTCGGTTTCGAGGTATTCCCGCGGCCCTGGAAGTGTCCCAGTCCGGTCGTGGTGCCCATGTTTGGATCTTCTTCAGCGCGGCAGTCCCTGCCTCTGCAGCTCGCCAGCTTGGCACCGGCCTCATTCATGAGGCGATGGCACTGCGAGGCAGCATGAGCCTGGCCAGCTACGACAGGCTTTTTCCCGCCCAAGACGTTCACTCAGGCAAGGGTATGGGGAACCTGATAGCCGCACCGCTGAACGGCAAGCGCCGGCAGCATGGCACCACCCTGTTCCTCGGCACAACGACCCTCGAACCATATGAGGACCAGTGGGCGTATCTTTCCAGTTTGGATCGGCTTTCGGACCGTGAAGTTCGCGACCACATCCGGAGACTTCCGGCAGTTAAGCTGGGAAATGAAGTTCGCCGGCTGGAGTTGCCCCAATCGTCCAAAATTGTTCCGCGCCCCGCGCTGGTTGTCCGCGCAGGTTTCGGTTCCCGTCTGACGATCAAAGCTGCGGACCTTGGACCAGCAATGATCGCGGCCGTCAAGCATGCCGCGTCCATGCCGAACCCGGAGTTCTATGAACGCCAACGCCAGAGGCGGTCCACCTGGAACATTCCTCGATACCTGCGGAACTACGACGAAACGCTTGACGGCGACCTTATCTTGCCCCGTGGTTTGTTGCCCCTGTTACAGCAACTCGTCGAATCGAGTGGCAGCTCGCTGCGCATTGATGATCAACGGGCGCGAGGCACGGCTCAAAGCTTCGAGTTCTCGGCCAGCCTGCGCTCCGAACAACAAAGCGGCTTGGACGCCGCCACTGCCGCCGAGCACGGAGTCCTGGTAGCCCCGCCCGGTACGGGAAAGACTGTGATGGCGTGTGCTGCGATGGCACTGCGCGGCGTCTCAACCCTCATTCTGGTTGATCGCAAAGCCTTGGCGGAGCAATGGCGCAGCCGCATCCGCCAATTCATGGACGAGCAGTGCGGCCAAATCGGAGGTGGCCGTGCCAAGACGACGGGGCGGGTCGATGTCGCGCTGTTGCCTACGCTGGCACGGCGGGAAAATGTTGCCGAGCTGACCGCCGACTACGGTTTCGTCATCGTAGACGAATGTCACCACGTCCCGGCGGCAGCGTTCACCCACGTCATGAACCAGATCCAGGCCCGGTACTGGCTGGGGCTGACGGCAACACCATACCGCCGCGACAAGTTGGACTCGCTGATCTATCACCAGCTCGGCCAAATCTCCCACACGATTTCCCCAGCTGTTCCGCAGCAGCTGCCAACGCACGCCCACGCGATTGCCGAACAGACGCTGGCCTTGGAACTGCACCGGACCTCATACGTGTACGACGGCGCCGCAGACCCCAGCGAACCGGGCGGGATCTCTGCCATCTACAAGGACTTGATCGCCAACGAGGAACGCCTGCAGCAAATCTACGACGACGTCATTGAAGCCTACGAACAGAACTCCCGAATCCTCCTACTGACGACGTGGAAAGCCCATCTTGAGTCCCTGAGGTCCCGGTTCGAGGCGGCTGGTCTGAATCCCGTGGTTTTCACCGGGGCGATGAAGGCCAAGGAACGACAGGCCGCCGTCGACCTCCTTGCCAGCACGGATGATGCGCAGCCTCTGCTGGTCTTGGGCACCGGCTCATACATTGGAGAAGGCTTTGACTGCCCAAAACTGGATACCCTATTCCTTGCAGCGCCTGTGTCGTTCAAAGGCAGACTGGTCCAGTACGTCGGCCGGGTAATCCGGCCGTACCCGGGGAAAACTGTGTCGACCGTTCACGACTACTACGACGAATCCACACCCGTACTGGCCGCGTCCCTGAACAAGCGGGCTCCGGGGTATGTCTCGCTCGGGTTCCCTGATCCGCGGAAGCTCAAAGCCTAG
- a CDS encoding MFS transporter, with the protein MDDSTTSTSIPPSGLTIDPDLAVSTPRQQRRVLLSSLVGALIEWYDFYLFGIASAMVFNVLFFPQFDPLVGTFLAFTTLAVGFFARPLGGAIWGHYGDKVGRKQMLVLSILAMGVCTTAMGLLPTYAQIGVAAPILLLILRLVQGIAAGGEWGGAVLMAMEHSPKRRGFSSSFPQMGLTGGILVANGVFALVAGVMPEDQLLAWGWRIPFLLSAVLVMIGLWIRLGVSESPVFLAEQKKQAQTPAQKKAPLVEVFRHPRTLIVTILLVIGPFAVSAVYLTFAASYGLQVGFSRSDLLTASIVAAALGVIGQPIFATWSDYIGRKKVVGLGLIMQAVTGVIFFAQMNAGSIAGLYWSISLISIAHAICYAPLAAWLGELFPTHLRYTGSSMGYQIAGTLGGGLTPAVCTWLLITGGGAPHSELVVVFTGAVSLLSLIGVLMAKETYKAKL; encoded by the coding sequence ATGGACGACTCAACGACGAGCACATCTATCCCGCCAAGCGGGCTGACCATAGACCCGGATTTGGCTGTCTCTACTCCCCGGCAGCAGCGGAGGGTCCTGCTGTCGAGCCTGGTCGGGGCTTTGATCGAGTGGTACGACTTCTACCTGTTCGGAATCGCGTCAGCGATGGTGTTCAACGTCCTGTTCTTCCCGCAGTTCGATCCCTTGGTCGGCACGTTCCTCGCCTTCACCACCCTTGCCGTCGGGTTCTTCGCACGGCCGCTGGGTGGCGCCATTTGGGGCCACTACGGCGACAAGGTCGGACGGAAACAAATGCTCGTTCTCTCCATCCTGGCCATGGGCGTCTGCACCACGGCCATGGGTTTGCTCCCCACCTACGCCCAAATTGGCGTGGCGGCACCGATCCTGCTGCTGATCCTCCGGCTCGTCCAGGGCATCGCCGCCGGCGGCGAATGGGGCGGGGCAGTTCTGATGGCCATGGAGCACTCACCCAAGCGCCGCGGCTTCTCCAGCAGCTTCCCGCAGATGGGCCTGACAGGTGGAATCCTCGTTGCTAATGGGGTGTTCGCTTTGGTCGCCGGGGTGATGCCCGAAGATCAACTCCTGGCCTGGGGATGGCGCATCCCGTTCCTGCTCTCGGCGGTTCTTGTCATGATCGGTTTGTGGATACGCCTCGGCGTGAGTGAAAGCCCGGTCTTCCTCGCCGAACAAAAGAAACAGGCGCAGACGCCCGCCCAGAAGAAGGCACCTCTCGTAGAGGTCTTCCGACACCCGCGGACACTGATTGTCACCATCCTGCTCGTTATCGGGCCGTTTGCCGTCAGTGCCGTGTATCTGACGTTCGCTGCCTCCTACGGCCTGCAAGTGGGCTTCTCCCGGTCGGACCTGCTGACCGCTTCCATCGTCGCGGCTGCCTTGGGCGTGATTGGGCAGCCGATCTTCGCGACGTGGTCTGACTACATCGGGCGTAAAAAGGTCGTGGGTCTCGGCCTCATCATGCAGGCAGTCACAGGTGTGATCTTCTTTGCCCAGATGAATGCCGGCAGCATCGCGGGACTGTACTGGTCCATCTCCCTCATTTCCATCGCCCACGCCATTTGCTACGCACCCTTGGCGGCATGGCTGGGAGAGCTGTTCCCCACCCATCTTCGCTACACCGGTTCCTCGATGGGCTATCAGATCGCAGGTACCCTGGGCGGCGGGCTGACCCCCGCTGTCTGCACCTGGCTGCTGATCACCGGGGGCGGTGCGCCCCATTCCGAACTGGTCGTCGTCTTCACTGGAGCCGTGAGCCTGCTGTCACTCATCGGGGTGCTGATGGCAAAGGAAACCTACAAAGCAAAGCTCTAG